Genomic window (Leptotrichia sp. oral taxon 212):
TCCCTGATTTTCCTGAGAAATAATTATTATGTTTTCATTTTTATGATTTTCCCTGAATCTTTCCACTATTTGAAGCGAGCCGTCCTTAGTTCCGTCATTTATTATTATGATTTCGTTTTCTATCTTCAGTCCGCACAATGACTTCAGACACTTTTCCAGATACCTCTCCACGTTATATACGGGTACGATTATACTTAATTTTAAAGCTGACATTTTTATCCTCTTCATTTTCTTCATTGTTTTATATTATTATATCATAAAATTAAATAAATGTTCCAAAAATATCTTTTATATGTTAAAATTTATAAAATAAAGTTTTTCAAAACTATAAAATTAGGAGTCTATATATGAAAAAATTGAATTTGACAGGATATTTCCTTACTATTCTGTTTCCCATTATGTTATTTTTGTCATACAAGGGGGAACAGACTCTCAGCTATTTGATAATGTTATTTTTTTTACTTAGCATGTTATTTAAAAAAAACAGGAAAAGATTTAAATCTCTGATTGATGGCGGTATGGCATCGGGACTACTGTTTTTTATTATTTCCCCTTTCATTATCTCTTTCTTCAGCGGCGGAATTGTTTCAAGGGTGGACAGTATACATTACTTATACTGGCTTATATTTTTTCCGTTAGTCTTTTATATAAATACCGAAAAAAAATTGTGGACTTTTATAAAATCCTTCCTTATTGGAGGAACGATTTCCCTAATTATAACACTGGTCATTTTTATAAAAAATTATGATGAATGGGCTCATCCAAAAGGTTTTGAATATCCAAGAATATTTTTTGAACTTCAGACACAGGATTTTGCAAACATTATGTCCATTCTGCTTTTATTCCTGATTTCCTTTATTCTGTTCTATAGAAACGAAAACAGGAAAAAAAACATATGGATAAAATTGCTTCTTTCTGCAATTTTCGTGCTTGATTTATTTATAATCATAGTAAACAGGTCAAAAATGGTCTATATATCACTTTTTTTACCTGTAATATATATTCTGTATAAAAGGAACAAGGCTTACATTCTGGGATTTATTGCTGCCTGTATCGGAGGATTTTTTCTCCTGCCAAAATCAATTACTGATAGACTACAGTACATTGTCAAATACAAGCAGGATCCTTCAAGCTACCTTCGTGTAATGTTCTGGGATGCTGCTGTTTCTTCCTTCAGAAAAAGTCCGATATTCGGTATGTCCACAAATGAAAGGATTGCCTTCAATATGAGCCACTTTAAGAAAAAGGGAATATTGAACTATATTGAAGCAAATTACGGTCTTGATCCTGTAGGAATTACAAACACACATAATATGTATCTTCATCACCTTGCCAACTATGGAATCGCAGGAGCTCTTTCATTAGTTTACTTTCTGTTTATTGTTATTCCTTCAAGACTTGTAAGGCTCAACTTCTATAAAACAAAAGATACTGTACATTCTGCATATATTGCACTTGAAATAGGGATAAAGTCATCCTATTTTGCTTACCTGATTCAGGGACTGACAGAATTTAACCTTAATAAGAAGCCGATGATTTTCACCCTTGCAATGATGCTTGCAATACTGAATTTTATGTATAAAAAGCTGAAAAAATAATATTAAAAACACATCTGACAGGAACTATTATCCTGAAACAGATGTGTTTTTTTTGTCATTATTTCTTTAATTTATATGAATTTTATATACTCTCATTTTTAGGGGAAGCAGAAACTCTAATGCCGCTACCATAGATATTTATTCGTATATCCTTTTCCATTGTCTATATAATATGAAAATATTATTGTGAAATCTTTATGATTATAGTATGGTCTTATCTCCTTTACAATCTTTTTTACCTTCTCTTCCGGAGAGTCAGCCAGATTAATCACTATAATAGGATGAATATCATTGTATTTCATAAACTCATACCAGTCTATTTCCTCAAATTTCCTTGGCCTGGAAAAGTACTCCTCAAACTTTTTGCCATATATCTTCATCCTTTCAACTTTTCCCTCCGCAACTTCATTTCCACATTCTTCATCTATTACTGTTAATGTTATATTTTTTCTTGTCAAACTTTTTTTAGAAGTTTCACTGTCCCATTCTTTTGGTATTATGCCACATGCCCATTTCCCAGATGAACGCATATCCTGTTTTTTATCATATTCTATACCATGTTTTTTTAATATGCTCTCTATTTTTTCAAAATCATTTCCCTTTGATTTATCATATATCAGCTGACTCCATAAATACGGTCTTAATCCATATTTGTCAATAATTTCAAACAGTAAATTAGATTTCCCTGTCTTGTTGAAAAACGGAACATTTTCTAGATTTTCGTATCTGAGAGAATAATACAATATGCTTCCATCTCTAAAAACAAATTTTGTTGGAGGAGATTCTACATGGATTAAATCCCTGTCATAAAAAAACTCTGATTTATATTTCGGAACATCATACTTGTACAGGACATAGGATTCCGGGTTTTTTATCAGATTTCCACCTACAATATGTTCTTCCTTTACATAATATTCCCACTTATCCAGTGTCAGGTTAAATTCATTTTTAAGCATTTCCACATAGTCATCCAGCATCTTTTCTTCTCTTTCCTTTGTCTTTTCTTCAGAATTTTTACAGGAATAAAGACATAGTAAAGATAATATTACCAATAACATTTTTATTTTCTTTTTCATTTTATTCCACCCCTGTACTGTTTATTTTTCTGCCAGTTTTATTGTTTTTACTGCAAAAACCATATTAGAAAAAAAGATAAAAAATACTGAAATAATAATGATAGCTATACTTCGAATATTAATTCCAAATAATCCTGGAATAACTAGCATAGTTACAATACCTATAAATAAATTCAGTAAATTTAATACAAGACTTTTTTTCATGTCCGGTTTCAATTCCAGAAATATTCTATTTT
Coding sequences:
- a CDS encoding O-antigen ligase → MKKLNLTGYFLTILFPIMLFLSYKGEQTLSYLIMLFFLLSMLFKKNRKRFKSLIDGGMASGLLFFIISPFIISFFSGGIVSRVDSIHYLYWLIFFPLVFYINTEKKLWTFIKSFLIGGTISLIITLVIFIKNYDEWAHPKGFEYPRIFFELQTQDFANIMSILLLFLISFILFYRNENRKKNIWIKLLLSAIFVLDLFIIIVNRSKMVYISLFLPVIYILYKRNKAYILGFIAACIGGFFLLPKSITDRLQYIVKYKQDPSSYLRVMFWDAAVSSFRKSPIFGMSTNERIAFNMSHFKKKGILNYIEANYGLDPVGITNTHNMYLHHLANYGIAGALSLVYFLFIVIPSRLVRLNFYKTKDTVHSAYIALEIGIKSSYFAYLIQGLTEFNLNKKPMIFTLAMMLAILNFMYKKLKK